One region of Turicibacter bilis genomic DNA includes:
- a CDS encoding carbohydrate ABC transporter permease, giving the protein MKKPKLAAVLSTIVWGAGQAYNKQWLKGAFFFVFQVLLIGIELVSGNYFSGTFSFREAGFFVKGIWGAITLGTQSSMLTENGLTPGDHSIILLIEGIIAILILCVFGIIWYINIKDAYKTANQFNETGEVLGSREWFAHTWEHAFEYIVIIPSSLMLILFSFMPIIFAFLVGFTNYNKSHLPPSNLVNWVGLDNFLYLFSMGGEVGSSNQWFTTFWNVFLWTVIFAIISTAAPFFLGLFQAVILNNKRVIGKKVWRSILILPWALPAMISQLNFQQLFNGQFGPINKYLLQAGIIDSPIYWLTDSTNPWIPRLTILGIGLWLGFPYFMALMSGIMTSISKDIYEAAEVDGATEGQQFWKITLPLVLSATAPLLVMSFASNFNNFGLIYFLTEGGPVNPNFIYAGHTDILISWIYKLTMNDKMYNMASVLSILIFLILGSISAINFTRTAAFKEE; this is encoded by the coding sequence ATGAAAAAACCAAAATTGGCAGCAGTATTATCTACTATTGTATGGGGGGCAGGTCAAGCCTATAATAAGCAATGGTTAAAAGGTGCGTTCTTCTTTGTATTCCAAGTGTTACTCATTGGAATTGAATTGGTATCAGGAAATTATTTTTCAGGTACATTTTCATTTCGTGAGGCTGGATTCTTTGTAAAAGGAATTTGGGGGGCAATCACGTTAGGAACTCAATCTTCGATGTTAACCGAGAATGGGTTAACACCAGGCGATCATTCAATTATTCTTTTAATTGAAGGGATTATTGCTATTTTGATTTTATGTGTATTCGGTATTATTTGGTATATCAATATTAAAGATGCGTATAAAACGGCTAATCAATTTAATGAAACAGGTGAAGTACTTGGTAGTCGAGAATGGTTTGCGCATACATGGGAACATGCGTTTGAGTATATTGTTATTATTCCATCAAGTTTAATGTTAATTTTGTTCTCATTTATGCCAATTATTTTCGCCTTCTTAGTTGGGTTTACAAATTATAACAAGTCACATTTACCGCCATCAAATTTAGTGAATTGGGTTGGATTGGATAACTTCTTATATTTATTTTCAATGGGTGGAGAAGTCGGTTCATCTAATCAATGGTTTACAACATTCTGGAATGTATTCTTGTGGACAGTTATTTTTGCGATTATTTCAACAGCTGCTCCTTTCTTCTTAGGATTGTTCCAAGCAGTTATTTTAAATAATAAACGTGTCATTGGTAAAAAGGTATGGCGTAGTATTTTAATTTTACCTTGGGCTTTACCAGCAATGATTTCACAGTTAAACTTCCAACAGTTATTTAATGGTCAGTTCGGACCAATTAATAAGTATTTACTTCAAGCAGGTATTATTGATTCACCAATTTATTGGTTAACTGATTCAACTAACCCTTGGATTCCACGCTTAACGATTTTAGGAATTGGATTATGGCTTGGATTCCCATATTTTATGGCCTTAATGTCAGGGATTATGACCTCAATCTCTAAAGATATTTATGAAGCTGCAGAGGTAGATGGAGCAACTGAAGGTCAACAGTTCTGGAAGATTACATTACCATTAGTTTTATCAGCAACGGCACCATTACTTGTTATGTCATTTGCAAGTAACTTTAATAACTTTGGTTTAATTTACTTCTTAACAGAGGGGGGACCAGTTAATCCAAACTTTATTTATGCTGGACATACAGATATTTTAATTTCATGGATTTATAAGTTAACGATGAATGATAAGATGTACAATATGGCATCAGTTCTTTCAATTCTGATTTTCTTAATTCTTGGTTCAATCTCTGCCATCAACTTTACGAGAACGGCAGCATTTAAGGAGGAGTAA
- the queG gene encoding tRNA epoxyqueuosine(34) reductase QueG gives MKKEKQKQGVIDKQDLTIIENSEAYELKEKLIEYSKEVGIDVIGFSDVKPFLFLETELKRREELGWSSGLTKGSIEERTNPLLSMENAKSFVSIGVSYPRQTELPKQDKEDPFVQFCRSSWGMDYHDIVGKKLQLLEDWLKEHISGIEVIGSVDTGVFNDRAVALRSGIGFSGKNSSIINETFGSYIYLGELLVSYEFPPDTPIERLCGTCDRCVRACPTKAIQPDGSLNEKRCLSYVTQSKEYLAPELYEKISKNVYGCDICQEVCPFNREVDFHLHAEMEPTGAEFPKISELLTMTNKEFKSKYGHLAGSWRGVSVLKRNAMFNAGFYKYKAALPEIAKIRDGQGPDWLKEAAKQAYERLDNK, from the coding sequence ATGAAGAAAGAAAAGCAAAAACAAGGAGTTATTGATAAACAGGATTTAACGATAATTGAGAATAGTGAAGCATATGAGTTAAAGGAAAAATTAATTGAATATAGTAAAGAAGTTGGAATTGATGTTATTGGATTTAGTGACGTCAAGCCATTTTTATTTTTAGAGACTGAGCTTAAGCGACGTGAAGAGTTAGGGTGGTCTTCAGGATTAACAAAAGGGTCGATTGAGGAACGTACGAATCCTTTATTATCAATGGAAAATGCGAAGTCATTTGTATCAATTGGTGTTTCCTATCCACGACAGACAGAATTGCCAAAGCAGGATAAGGAGGATCCTTTTGTTCAATTTTGTCGTTCATCATGGGGGATGGACTACCATGACATTGTAGGTAAGAAGTTACAATTACTTGAAGATTGGTTAAAGGAGCATATCTCTGGTATAGAAGTCATTGGCAGTGTTGATACAGGTGTATTTAATGATCGTGCAGTTGCACTACGAAGTGGAATTGGATTTAGTGGAAAGAATAGTTCTATTATCAATGAGACGTTTGGAAGTTATATTTATTTAGGTGAGTTATTGGTAAGTTATGAATTTCCACCGGATACACCGATTGAGCGTCTGTGTGGAACGTGCGATCGATGTGTTCGTGCTTGTCCTACGAAGGCTATTCAACCAGATGGGAGTCTGAATGAAAAACGTTGTTTATCGTATGTGACGCAATCGAAGGAATATTTAGCACCTGAGCTTTACGAGAAGATTAGTAAGAATGTTTATGGTTGTGATATTTGCCAGGAAGTGTGTCCATTCAATCGTGAAGTAGATTTTCATCTACATGCTGAGATGGAACCAACTGGTGCAGAGTTTCCAAAGATCAGTGAATTGTTAACGATGACGAATAAGGAGTTTAAATCAAAGTATGGTCATTTAGCAGGATCTTGGCGTGGAGTGTCTGTTCTTAAACGTAATGCCATGTTTAATGCTGGTTTTTATAAGTATAAAGCTGCTTTACCTGAGATAGCAAAGATACGTGATGGACAAGGTCCTGATTGGTTAAAAGAAGCGGCTAAACAAGCCTATGAGCGATTAGACAACAAATAA
- a CDS encoding sugar ABC transporter permease gives MEAAKSLKVNSVNNKSKTSSTKNTISKVKEITYTILIYAELIFMCFIVLFPVVWIVGSSFNQGTSLAGATPIPANPTIAHYVELFEKTNFAKWYLNTLKIAVINMLFSVFLSTTMGYIFARFRFKGKKPALISILVLQMFPSFMGMTALYILFLTFNLLDNHWALILCYSAGQIPYNTWLIKGYMNSIPKELDESAMLDGATKGQIFFKIMFPLIQPIVSFVAVTTFMTPWMDFIFPRLIISSNHKLTLAVGLYDMISGNSQNNFTMFAAGCVLVAVPITLVYISMQKFLIEGMTAGANKG, from the coding sequence ATGGAAGCGGCTAAATCGTTAAAAGTAAATAGCGTGAATAATAAGTCGAAAACCTCTTCTACAAAAAATACGATAAGTAAAGTAAAAGAGATTACATATACGATTTTGATTTATGCTGAGTTAATCTTTATGTGTTTTATTGTATTGTTCCCTGTAGTATGGATTGTTGGATCATCATTTAATCAAGGAACTTCTTTAGCAGGGGCAACACCAATTCCTGCTAATCCAACGATTGCTCACTATGTGGAGTTATTTGAAAAAACAAACTTTGCTAAGTGGTATTTGAACACGTTAAAAATTGCTGTTATTAATATGCTTTTCTCTGTATTTTTATCGACAACGATGGGGTATATCTTTGCTCGTTTCCGTTTCAAAGGGAAAAAGCCAGCATTAATTAGTATTTTAGTGCTTCAAATGTTCCCAAGTTTCATGGGGATGACGGCATTATATATCTTGTTCTTAACGTTCAATTTATTAGATAATCACTGGGCTTTAATTTTGTGCTACTCTGCTGGACAAATTCCGTATAATACGTGGTTGATTAAAGGGTATATGAATTCAATTCCTAAAGAATTAGATGAATCAGCGATGCTTGATGGAGCGACGAAGGGTCAAATCTTCTTCAAGATTATGTTCCCGTTAATCCAACCAATTGTATCGTTCGTGGCGGTTACAACTTTCATGACGCCTTGGATGGACTTTATCTTCCCACGTTTAATTATCTCATCAAATCATAAGTTAACATTAGCTGTTGGTTTGTATGATATGATTAGTGGTAACAGTCAAAATAACTTTACGATGTTCGCAGCGGGTTGTGTACTTGTAGCGGTTCCTATTACATTAGTTTATATTAGCATGCAAAAATTCTTAATTGAAGGTATGACGGCAGGGGCAAATAAAGGATAA
- a CDS encoding helix-turn-helix domain-containing protein: MLLGEKLKKLRKARGLSQEQLADQLNVSRQAISKWELGESTPDTDNLVALSDYYGVSLDYLLRDQEVPEVSEKVMMREVQPLISSGCLKKGVVGIVIFVVVWFIFVLLLYSVMFIDPMQ; this comes from the coding sequence ATGTTATTAGGTGAGAAGTTAAAGAAGTTACGAAAGGCTAGAGGTTTATCTCAAGAACAGTTAGCGGATCAATTGAACGTTTCAAGGCAGGCGATTTCAAAGTGGGAATTAGGAGAATCAACCCCTGATACGGATAATTTAGTAGCTTTGAGTGATTATTATGGTGTGTCATTGGATTACTTATTACGTGATCAAGAAGTACCTGAAGTTTCTGAAAAAGTGATGATGAGAGAAGTACAACCACTTATCAGTTCAGGCTGTTTGAAGAAGGGTGTAGTAGGAATCGTTATTTTTGTCGTGGTATGGTTTATATTCGTTCTCTTACTTTATAGTGTTATGTTTATCGATCCGATGCAATAA
- a CDS encoding aldose 1-epimerase family protein has product MVKLKNDRLEIDIANHGAEVKCVYHLDYELDYLWNSNPEFWARSSPVLFPVVGRLAEDTYLLNGKRYSLMQHGFAGDEWFDVLCRTDTKVWFELRSNAKTLECYPFEFSLKIGYELLDETLVVKWEVTNLSEEVMPFSIGAHPALSTRLQADDQFGDYYLYFESSNGVETYRFDSKTNLMTDEKITIMDKLKFLPLNKELFEEFPTLVLEGESAIALKSYNHDREVEIRFNGFPYVGIWSPINQEGHIADFICLEPWYGMADTVNEPQELSSKKGIQLLQSGETFEAMYTMTFK; this is encoded by the coding sequence ATGGTGAAATTAAAGAATGATCGGTTAGAAATCGACATTGCTAATCATGGAGCAGAAGTTAAGTGTGTTTATCATTTAGATTATGAACTGGATTATTTATGGAATTCGAATCCAGAGTTTTGGGCTAGGTCTTCACCGGTGTTGTTCCCTGTTGTTGGCCGTCTCGCAGAAGATACGTATTTATTAAATGGAAAACGATATTCATTGATGCAACATGGATTTGCTGGAGATGAGTGGTTTGATGTATTGTGCCGAACGGATACAAAAGTTTGGTTTGAGTTAAGGTCAAATGCGAAGACGTTGGAATGTTATCCCTTTGAATTTAGCTTAAAAATCGGGTATGAATTGTTGGATGAAACGTTAGTGGTTAAATGGGAAGTCACGAATTTAAGTGAGGAGGTCATGCCATTTTCAATCGGTGCTCATCCGGCACTTAGTACAAGGCTACAAGCGGATGATCAATTTGGTGATTATTATTTATATTTTGAGTCATCTAATGGGGTTGAGACGTATAGATTTGATTCAAAGACAAATCTGATGACGGATGAAAAGATTACAATTATGGATAAATTGAAATTTTTACCGTTAAATAAAGAATTATTTGAAGAGTTTCCGACCTTAGTTTTAGAAGGAGAGTCTGCGATTGCTTTAAAATCGTATAATCATGATCGTGAAGTAGAAATCCGTTTTAATGGTTTTCCTTATGTAGGTATTTGGTCACCGATTAATCAAGAAGGGCATATTGCAGATTTTATTTGTTTAGAACCTTGGTATGGAATGGCGGATACAGTGAATGAGCCACAAGAGTTATCAAGTAAAAAAGGCATTCAATTATTACAATCAGGTGAAACGTTTGAGGCAATGTATACAATGACATTTAAGTAA
- a CDS encoding DUF3892 domain-containing protein, whose protein sequence is MEKEQFVAVRRNSDGDLIAFKSNTGKEYDYETAKELCEQGLISNAQTFKGKGGGTYIRGIVDGEKDNNLSNLPTF, encoded by the coding sequence ATGGAAAAAGAACAATTCGTTGCCGTCCGTCGTAATAGCGACGGCGACCTTATCGCCTTTAAATCAAACACAGGAAAAGAATATGACTACGAAACAGCTAAAGAACTTTGTGAACAAGGACTTATCTCCAATGCCCAAACCTTCAAAGGTAAAGGTGGCGGAACTTACATCCGTGGAATCGTGGATGGAGAAAAAGACAACAACCTATCCAACCTACCAACATTCTAA
- a CDS encoding tRNA (cytidine(34)-2'-O)-methyltransferase, which translates to MAIHLVQYNPEIPQNTGNIMRTCAATDIKLHLIKPMGFSLDEKSIKRSGANYVNEVDYTVYENWEEFVEKNKGGKFCFCTRYGQKNHAEMDFSNPEEDYYIVLGAESSGIPKEILRPYFENCFRVPMTNKVRSLNVSNVAAILAYEALRQQEFLDLWTVEPFKGADWVLRDDE; encoded by the coding sequence ATGGCAATTCATTTAGTTCAATATAATCCAGAGATTCCTCAAAATACGGGGAATATTATGCGTACTTGTGCAGCGACGGATATTAAATTACATTTAATTAAACCAATGGGATTCTCATTAGATGAGAAAAGTATTAAACGTTCAGGTGCGAACTATGTTAATGAAGTAGACTATACGGTTTACGAAAATTGGGAAGAATTTGTTGAGAAGAATAAAGGTGGAAAGTTCTGTTTCTGTACTCGTTATGGACAAAAAAATCATGCTGAAATGGATTTCTCAAATCCTGAAGAAGATTATTATATTGTTTTAGGAGCAGAAAGTAGCGGGATTCCAAAAGAGATTTTACGTCCTTATTTCGAGAACTGCTTCCGTGTTCCAATGACGAATAAAGTTCGCTCATTAAACGTATCGAATGTAGCAGCTATTTTAGCTTATGAAGCATTACGTCAACAAGAATTTTTAGATTTATGGACAGTCGAACCATTCAAAGGTGCAGACTGGGTTTTACGTGACGATGAATAA